The following DNA comes from Chitinophaga nivalis.
TATCCTGTGGTGGAAGCTGAATATGGCAAGATGAGAGCGTTTGTAAATGAGGCAGGAGGAGATTAAAAAGCCTGCAACACGTCCCGGATATCATTGTAGTAATGTCCGCCAAATAACAGCATATGCACCAGCAGGGGATACAACTGGCAAATGCCGATCCGCTGCTGCCAACCCGTCGCCAGTGGCCATGCCTGCTGATACGCCTGGTAAAAACGATTGTCAAAGCCCCCAAAAAGCCGGGTCATCGCCAGGTCCATCTCCCGGTGACCGTAATATACTGCCGGATCAAAAACACAGGCCTTCCCATTCGGCCCTACCATAAAATTACCTGACCACAGATCGCCATGCAACAGTGCCGGCGGCTCCGCCGGAAACAACTGCGGCAGCTGCCGGCAAAGCCTTTCTACCTGCTGTACCAGCTGCTTGTCTGCCAGCTGCTGGTCATACGCCATCCTGATCAGCGGTAAGAGCCGGTTAAAGGCATAGAATACAGGCCAGCTGTTATAGGGAGTATTATATTGTTTTAAGGTACCCAGATAATTTGGACCGGGATAGCCGAAGTTTTTTTGGGTGACCCGGTGTTGCCGGCTCAGCGAAATCCCGAAATCTTCCCAGAAGTCAGGAATGGTGGCCCCTTTGGTCATAAATTGCATCACCAGAAAGGAATAGGAGCCTGCCTGGCCTAAAGCCAGGGGCTGTGGCAGTGTCAGCGCTTTCACGGATCGGAGCATATTCAGACCCGCATATTCCTGGGTAAACATTTCCGGATAACGCTTGGCATCGTTGAGTTTTACGAAATAATAACCTTCGTTGGTGGCTATACGAAAAGTTTCATTTATATCACCCCCATGTACACTTTTTGCCTCATTAATATGTATTTTCACCTTTAGTTGTTCGGAAAGCGCCGCACTCAGTTGTATTTGTAAATTTTCATCCATCATGTTCCGCCACTTAATATGGAAACAAAAGCCAAAATTAAAAAGAAAATTATCCGTATTGTACTAACACTTACGGCTATACTATTGTTAAAAGGATTATTTGCCTGGAGCAATCAGTGCTGCGATTTCTACTTTCACAGGTGGTACGCATGGAGCAGTTGGACACTTAGACAAGTAACAGGTATAGTACCATTTAGTGTTGGCGATGTAATATATACCGCTTGGGTTATTGCAGGAATAGTTTATTTGTTAAAACTATGTTATAACCTGATCCGGTTGGCATGGGAGCGCATATTACTGCTGATACTGAGCGGTATCAGTTTCCTGTCGGCCTGTTACCTGGCCTTCCTGGTACTATGGGGATTTAACTACGACCGCTACTCCATTCCTTATGAAACCGGCGTGGTAAGTGGCGACTATAATACCCGCCAGCTGTATCAGCTGACGGATACCCTGCTGCAGCTGGTCAACAAGGAAAAGTATAATACCGGTGATACCGTGGGCATTATGACGCCGGATACAACCGGTACCCCGCTTTTTAAGCAGGCCATAGCTGCTTATGCGGCCGCCGCAGAGAAATGGCCGGCACTCCGGTACAAAGCCCCCTGCGTGAAACCCTCCCTTTTCGGAGAATGGATGAACTATGCAGGTACTACCGGTTATCTCAACCCTTTTACCAACGAAGCACAGGTAAATACAACGGTGCCGGCAGTACTGCAGCCCTTTATCACCTGTCATGAAATAGCCCATCAGCTGGGGTATGCCCCGGAGGAAGATGCCAATTTCATTGGTTACCTGGCTGCTACCAGCATTGCGGATAGCCGTTTCCGTTATTCCGCCCATTTTGACATGTTCCTCTATAGTGTGCGGCAGCTCGGCTATCAGGACAGTACCCTCGCCAAAACATTGTGGAAGAGGACCTTACCGGGCGTAAAAGCGGATCACAAAGCCATGATCGACTTCTATGAACGATATACCAGCAAGGCAGATAAGTATTTTACCCTGTTCTATGACAGCTACCTGAAAGCCAATAAACAGGAAAAGGGAATTCGCAGCTACAGTGAAGTAACCGGTTGGCTGGTAGCATATTTTAAGATCAAACCGTAAGGAATCGGCGGCTAGTTCATCATCAGTACATTGACGCTACGCTGCAGGATGTTAAACGCAATTTCGGCCATCAGGTTTTCGCGGTCGAGGGTAGGATTTACTTCCGTGATCTCAAAACAGCAGATTTTCCGGTGTTGCATGAATTTGGCCACCAGATCTTCTGCTTCCCGCTCCCGCAGACCATTGCTTACCGGGGTACCGGTACCTCTTGAAATGGAGGCATCCAGGCTGTCCACGTCGAAAGACACATAGATATACTCACACTCGCTGAGATAGCGGAATACAGAACGGGAGATGTTTTCAGGTCCTTTCCGGCGTACTTCGCTGGTGGTAATTACCTTCATCCCATATTGTTTGATCAGGTAATCTTCTTCTTTCTCATAATCCCGCAGGGAGATGAATACAATGTCCTCCGGTAATACCTTGGGGGCTATTTTACCGATCTGTTTCAGGGCATTCCACGTTTTAGCTGTGTTTTCATCTACTTCATGTACCTTACAATCCAGGTTATCTTCTGCAATAGCGGTAGCCAGCGGCATACCATGCATATTGCCGGAAGGCGTGGTGTAAGGGGTATGCAGGTCCGCATGGGCATCTATCCAGATAACACCCAGCCTGGACTTGGGATGTGCCATTTTCAGCCCGGCAATAGTGGCGCCGGCAGTGCTATGGTCGCCGGAAAGCAATACCGGGAACCAGTTTGCCTTAACGGTTTCGCATACACTCTTGCTGATGCGCTCATACATGCTGTAGGTCCCTTTAATTCTTTTGGCATAAGGGGATTCAATGGGTTCAAACAGGAGCTTGTTTTCTGTTTCAATGGATTCTGTAGGAAAATGTACAAAAAAGTTGCTCATGAAGTCCAGCGCGGCAATTTTTATCGCATCCACACCTAAACTGGCACCCCGGGTACCCGCACCTATTTCCGATTTAACTTCTATTATTTTGATATTCTTCATAAATACATCATTATAGGCAAGCTACAGGAATTTATGCGAACGCCCAAAGCAGTAAATCTTATAATGGTAAAAGAGGCGGGGGGAATATATGAACCAAATCCAATACAGTAGCGTTATTGTAGCATTTCATTCAAAAAATAGTTAATTCTGCTTGAGAATGTTGAATTTTAAGCAGGTCATTTTTTTACCTGCTGATTTATAAATAATTTGGGCTATCACTATATTAAAAATATAACCATGGATTATCAACTTACAGAAGAGCATCTGATGATACAAAAGGCAGCCCGTGATTTTGCTGTTAACGAATTATTACCAGGTGTAATAGAAAGGGACGAACACCAGAAATTTCCGGCAGAACAGATTAAGAAGCTGGGAGAACTGGGATTCCTGGGGATGATGGTAAGCCCGAAATACGGTGGGGCAGGCCTGGATACGATCTCTTATGTGTTGGCTATGGAAGAAATCTCAAAAATTGATGCTTCTGCTTCCGTGGTAATGAGTGTAAACAACTCCCTGGTTTGCTGGGGCCTGGAAACATTTGGTACAGAAGAGCAGAAACAAAAATACCTGGTGCCGCTGGCATCCGGACAAATCATCGGCGCTTTCCTGTTGAGTGAGCCGGAAGCCGGATCTGATGCTACTTCGCAGCGTACCCTCTCCGAAGATAAAGGAGATCACTACCTGGTAAACGGTACCAAAAACTGGATTACCAATGGTAACACCGCCAGTGTATACCTGGTGATTACCCAAACCCACCCGGAAAAAGGCAGTAAAGGTATCAATGCCCTCATCATAGAAAAAAATACCCCTGGTATTACCGTGGGGGCGAAAGAAAATAAACTGGGTATCCGTGGTAGTGACACCCACAGTATTATGTTCCAGGATGTAAAAGTGCCAAAGGAAAACCGGATCGGAGAAGATGGCTTCGGGTTTAAATTTGCCATGAAAACCCTCGCCGGCGGCCGTATTGGTATCGCTTCTCAGGCACTGGGTATTGCTAGTGGCGCTTACGAACTGGCCCTGAAATACTCCAAGGAAAGAAAAGCATTCGGAAAAGAAATATGCCAGCACCAGGCGATCCAGTTTAAATTGGCAGATATGGCTACCCGCATTGAGGCTTCCCGCCTGTTGTGCCTGAAAGCCGCCTGGGAAAAGGATCAACACCTCGATTATACGCTGAGTGGTTCCATGGCCAAGGTATTTGCGTCTGAAACAGCCATGTGGGTAACTACAGAAGCTGTGCAGGTACACGGTGGCTATGGCTTTGTAAAAGAATATCATGTGGAACGCCTGATGCGCGATGCCAAAATCACGCAGATCTATGAAGGTACTTCCGAAGTACAACGGATCGTGATCAGCAGGTCTATATTGTCGTAACAGGAGAATCACCCATGAAGCATTACTGAGCCGGCTCCTGCGGGAAGGCGGATCAGTAATGCTTCATTCGTAATACCAATTCTCTATCTTTGCTGCATGTCTATAAATCTTACCGCATACCAGGAAGTCCTGGCGCAGTTGTTACCTTACCAGGCAAAGCTGGTAGCCGTCTCCAAAACGAAACCGGTAGCCGATCTGGAGGCTTTTTATGCCGCCGGCCAACGCATCTTCGGCGAAAACTATGTGCAGGAACTTACAGAGAAACAAGCCGTTTTACCGGCAGATATTGAATGGCATTTTATCGGCCACCTGCAATCCAATAAAGTAAAATACATCGCACCTTTTGTTCATACCATTCATGCAGTGGACAGCCTGAAATTACTGCAGGAAATAAATAAACAGGCTGTGAAAAACCAGCGTGTTATCAACTGTCTGCTACAGGTACATGTGGCGGCAGAAGAAACCAAGTTTGGCATGGATGAGCAGGAAGTACAGCAACTGCTGCAAACCTGGCAAACTACCCCTGCTGCCTTTTCCGGTATACGTATCACCGGCATGATGGGAATGGCCACCAATACAACCGACGAAACCCAGATCCGCAAAGAGTTCCACCAGCTCCGGCAATTATTCGGGTCTGTTAAAAACCAATTTTTTAACAACGAACCGTACTTTCATGAATTGTCCATCGGCATGAGTGCCGACTACACCATTGCGCTGCAGGAAGGCAGCACCATGGTACGTATTGGCAGCCTGCTGTTTGGAGAAAGGAACTATTCACAAAACTAGACGAATGAAAAAATTCTGGATCTCTTGCCTGGCCGGTATCGGCCTGATGACTGCCTGGCAGACAGGCAGCGCACATGACCTGTCCAATGGGGTATGGCAGGCAAAACTGCATCGTAAAGACGGGGCAGACATTGTTTTTAATTTTGAAGTGAAAGATAAAGCCGGTAAAAAAGTGTTGTATGTATTAAATGCAACAGACAAGTTACTGGTAGATGAGGTACGGATAGCGGGTGATTCTCTTTTTATTAAGATGCCTTTTTTTGATTCCGAATTCAAGGCCGCTTTTGTATCCGCAGGCGAGGTAACCGGTGAATGGATCCGGCACCTGGCAGATAAAGATGTCAGCATTCCTTTTTCTGCGCGGGCCAATACACCGGAAAGATTTCCGGTGAAAGCACAGCCCTCCGGCAATGTAACCGGCCGCTGGGAGAGCCGGTTTTCAGATGCTACCGGTAAAAGTTCCGATAACCTGATCGGCGAATTCAAACAAACCGGTCATACTGTACACGGTACCTTTCTCAGCCCTACCGGCGATTACCGTTTCCTGGATGGGGTAGTAGACGGAGATACCTTAAAACTCTCCACCTTCGACGGTTCTCACGCCTATTTGTTCACCGCGCTGGTAAAAGGCGATAGCATCACTGCCGGTCGTTTTTATGCCGGTATCGGAGATCATGTGGAAGATTGGGTAGCCGCAAAAAACAATGCCGCAAAATTACCGGATGAAAGAACCCTGGCTACGGTGAAGCCCGGACAAGAACAACTCGACTTCACTTTCCCGGATATGAACGGAAAAAAGGTGAGCATCAAAGATGCCCGCTTCAAAAACAAAGTAGTAGTCATTACGCTCATGGGTTCCTGGTGCCCCAACTGTATGGATGAAACAGGCTTCCTGAGCGATTGGTACAAAAAGAATAAAAACCGGGGTGTGGAAGTTATCGGGCTGGCTTACGAACGTACGCCTGATTTCGAAAAATCCAGACAGAGCCTGCAGGGATTTCTGCGCCGTTTTAATGTACAGTATCCTGTGCTGATTACCGGTGTAACGCCCGGCGATCCGCAGAAAGGTGAAAAAACATTGCCACAGCTGACGGGTATCAAGGGTTTCCCCACTACCATCTTCATTGATAAAAAAGGCAAAGTGAAAGAAGTACATACCGGCTTTTCCGGACCAGGAACCGGTGAACATTATGCACAGTTCCAATCTGATTTTAACCGGTTGATTACAACGTTGCTGGAAGAAAAATAAGTGTCATCATCAATGGTAACGATCACCGCAAATTCGTACACATAGGAATTGTTTTAATATTTAAAAAAGCAATAAATTTTCCGCAGGCCCTTACTGGAAGCGATTCTTCAGTGAGGGCCTGACTTTTTAAATAAATTTATTTTTTCATCTCTTTCAAAAAGTTTTGAAAAACTGGAGAACTTAACTATTTTACTGCTCCGTTTGACTTTATGAATTCCATTATCTAACACGCTTACCTTATCCACCTGCCGGAACAATGTTGTGCCTAATGTTGTTCCGGACAGTTTCTCTCCCACTTATGATGACGTAACACCTCCCATATACTTACTTCACTAAAACGACCCTATAAGTAACAGGCATTGGTATTTCAATTTTTGGAGCAGTAACTCCGGTTGATCCCCAGACAGCTATTTTATCAATGCTATTAAAGTCTTTAAGAGAATAACTCAGCCTATGTATCACTATCGGGGCCATTCCTGGCCTGATATTTGAAAAATCGGCTAACAGATGTACAGGTGAACAACGCCTGCTTTTCATTTGTTTAACCATAAAAAATCTAGTGATTATGTCTACTACCAAATTTTTAGCTGGTGCCCTTGCAGGAATAACTACAGGTCTGGTGATCGGAGTTTTAGTAGCACCGGATAGTGGCAATGCAACCCGTAAAAAAATTAAGAACAAAGCAGATGGCTGGCGCAAAAAAGTGAATGGGTTATTGGGGAAAGGTACAGATGAATTGTCTGATCTGAGAGATGTATTTGAACACGAAATATCAGGTTTGGAAGATGATGTGCGGGAAAGAGTACTCAAGCTGATTAATAAAAGTCAGGGTACGTACGATCGGTTTAAACAGGAAGTACTTTCATAAAACAGTGAACAGCTGTATAAAAAAATACGCATGGTGTATAGCAATAAGCGCTCTTACACCATGCGTATTTTTTGTTGCCGGCATGCCGGTTATACAATAGGCTCTCCGGTTTCCATGTAATGCTTAAATCCCCTGATATCTTTAATGATCATATTTTCAAAGGCCGGATTGAGCAACCACGCCAGACCGGTGCCTACATAGCCGGCCGGTGGGCGGTAGGTGATCATCACATCAATCGTGGTACCACCATTCATCGCATGTGAAAAAGCGACCCTGCCCGCCGTAGCAATCGATGAACCAGGCAATGAACGCCATCCGATCATTTCACCGGGAATCTCTTTTACAATCTCCGCATCCCAATCCAGGGTACCAATGCCACCAGGACCTTTTACTACCCAATGAGAATGAAAAGGATCTTTTTCCTCTACTGATATCAGGTGCTTCATAAACAGTGGCAGGTTATTTAACTGCCGCCAGAAGTAATACACTTCTTCCTTGGGATTGTCGATGGTTAAGGTCGTGCGGATATTTATAGCAGTCGTGTGCCGGTCCGTATTCCTTTTGCCCATAAAGCCGTTCAGTAAACAGTTGCCCGATACGCCCCGGTAAAGCAAATAACCGGCAGTCAGTATTTTCAGTAAACTGCCCAGTGGCCTTTTGTCTACCTGACTAATGGCAGCCCCTACCAGCCACGAACCGGTAAAAATAGATACAAGACGACCTTCCGTTGTTACATTGATAAGATTGGAGCGATCGTAAAAACGCCCTGCTGCTGGCTTTGCCGGTTGGTAACCGGCTGATGTGGATGTGTAGGTATTCATACATATGGTTTGCAGAGCATCAGCGAAAACCCTGCTTTTTTATTGGGAATAGTAAATGATTGATTTTTATAGGGATAGATATTGGATATTTTATTTTGACATGTGGAGGAATGGGGACGGTGCGTAATTTATTACACACTATTTCCCGGGAAAAATTAAATCCCGATCCCGTTAAGAATAATTTAACTTTAGTATAATACGTTCCCCCTCAAAAATACACCCATCATGGCAACAGATTACAGACCTGCGGGCTTCCACGCACTGAACACCTACCTGAGTGTAACCGGCGCTCATCAGCTGATCGCCTTTCTGCAGGCTGCATTTGGGGCAAAGCTGGTATATGTGGCCACCGATGAAAACAATCAGGTACGCCATGCACAGCTACAGCTGGACGACTCCATGCTGGAACTCAGTGAAGCCAGTACGGCTTATCCGCCTACCACGGTCAATTTCCACTTTTATGTGAAATCCGTAGACGAAGTATACCGGAAGGCGCTACATGCCGGCGGTAGCAGCACCATGGAACCACAGGATATGTATTACGGGGAACGTTCCTGCGGCGTAAAAGATCCCTTCGGCAATACCTGGTATATCAGTACTTTCCAGGAAGTGCTTACCGAAGCGGAAATGAAAGCGCGTGAGGAGGCCTGGAAAGCCAAAAACTAACCATGGCTTGCATTTTTCTTTGCTATCAATTATCTTGATCAGTCAAACAAAGGAACACATGAAAAAATTATTGACCACGTTATTGCTGCTGGCCGGGCTCTATACCTCCGCACAGAAAAAAACAGCACCCCATCAATGGCTCCAGCTCTTTAATGGTAAAGATCTCAAAGACTGGGATATCAAAATTTCAGGCCACGATCTCAATGATAATGTTGGCAACACTTTCCGGGTGGAAAACGGATTGCTGACAGTCAGCTATGACCATTACGATGCCTTCAATGAACAATACGGACATATCTTCTACAAGAAAAATTTCTCCGCCTACCTGTTGGTCGTGGAATACCGTTTTACCGGCGACCAGGTGAAAGGTGGCCCGGGATGGGCATATCGCAACAGCGGTGTGATGCTGCACGGACAAACCGCTGCCAGCATGACCAAAGACCAGGACTTTCCCATATCGCTGGAAGAACAGCTGCTGGGAGGCAACGGCAAAGACGAACGTAGCACCGCTAATCTGTGTACACCAGGAACAAACGTAGTCATGAATGGAAAACTGATCACCGATCATTGTATCAGTTCTACTTCCAAAACCTATCCCGGCGACGGATGGGTACGTGCAGAAGCCCTGGTACTGCGCGATTCCGTGATCAAACACATCGTGGAAGGAGATACGGTACTGGTATATAATAAGCCGCAAATAGGCGGTGGCAACGTATTGCATGCCAATCCGGCTGTAAAGCAGGATGGAAAACTGTTAACAGAAGGCTCTATCAGCCTGCAAAGCGAAAGCCATCCGGTAGCTTTCCGGAAAGTAGCCTTGTTTGATCTCTCTCCCTATATGCACGATCCGGTAAAACTGCAACAGGTATTAAAACGGTTGCAACAAAGAGGGAAGGTGGAGCAATAGGGAAAGCTGTATATGATGCCTGGGCCGGGGAGGTCTGGGGGGCCTGGGTGGCAGGCAGGCAGTGGCAAGGAAAAGGATACAAAGTACGATGGCTGATAAGGAATGCCGCTTCATCATACAACTGATTTAAAGGTGAACAAATCGGATTTTCCTGGTTACCTAAATTACTGAAAAAAAGAAAACCAGCCCTTTTTTCGGCTGGTTGGGCTAACTTTGGCCACTCGAAAAAATTGCCATGGAAAATTGTACGCTCTATACGCATGAAGTAGAAATGGAAAAAGTACTGGCCTGTGTACGGGCGCATTTTGGCGCATCTGCAGTAACAGTAAAAGGACCGGACCATAACTGGGAAAGTATCAGTATCAGATCAGGGAAAAAATTATTACGTAAAGGAAATACCCTCTCGATAACTTATCGTCAGCGTGCGGTGCCCGGCTATGAACTCTTGTACAGCGATGATCCGGTGACCGCGAATCTGATGGGCATGCATGGTTTTGTGCAACAACTGCCGGCCGATAACCCGGCGCTGAAAGAACTGCTGCTGGCTAAAATTACGACCATCAATACGGAAATAGCGATGCAGGCGGAACCCGCATTCAACGGCGAACTCCGGGCAGTGGTGATGGAAATGGCACAGGAACTGGATGGTATCTTTTTCAGTGAAAAGAATTTTATCTTCAATACCCCTGTGCAGGGCTTCTGGGATAAATCCGGCGCTTTGCTGCTGGATGTAAACGGACATGCCACAGCTACACACCTCGCCGTAAATATTCACGCCAAATATTTTGATGCTGCAGAAGGGCCTTCTCCGGAAGCCGCTGCCAGAAAGGATCGTAGCCTGGAGCAACTCACCGGTATGCAGGTGAAATCCAGTGTCAACCTGCCGGTTATTGTAGACGAAAATGCGGTAGTACTCCGTACCGCCAGAGAAGTGGCGGAAAGAACAGCCATACTGGCGGCTGTAAATGCGGTGGCTTTTGGGTACCTGGATGGGAGCGAAGTCGTACAATATCTGCAGCAAAATCAGCTGTGGGATAAAACAACAGATGCGGAAAAAACTTTCCTGGACAACCCCACTCCGGACGATAAAACCCGGGAAACCTGGAAGTGTGAAGATGTCTGGGTATTGTTATGGGCGCTGCATAAAATTCCTTCTTTGGGTTATATCAACGACCTGTGCAACCTGGATATGGTACCGGAAACCGCTTTCCCTTTTAAAGGACCGGCATCAGATCCGGCTGCATTTCTCAACGATGCTGTTTCCCTGCGCTCCGCTACGGAAATCCTGGATGCCAACGACCTGTATTACCGGGCCCACTGGGCTTGCGTGGATGCGCGATTGAAAGGAGAACAGGAACCGGTACACCCGGGCATCGTATATGAAAGACATTATGCCCTCAACTGGTTGATCAACTACCGTAACCAGCCATGGGACGACGTTACCTGCGATACCTGATGGGTGTCATCCTATCATGAAACGGCTATAAAACATAACGCCTTGCATAACAGCTGTTATGCAAGGCGTAAATATATAAGCAGATAATCGTGACTATTTTTTCAGCATCAGCTGCCGGATATATTTTACCGGTGCACTGCCATAGCTCAGGAATTTCTCATTGAAGGTTTTCAGTTTGTAGTTACTGCCTTCCTGTTGTTTGTAAGCTTCGCGCAGGTCAATGATTTCTTTGTAGCCGGTGAAATAGCTGGTGAGCTGTACACTGGTTACACTTACTCTCTTCCATTTACCTTCTGCTTCGGCCTGTTGCTGGAACGCTTCTTTGGTCAGCAGGTGGATGGCTTCTTCCTTACTCATATTTTTTACGTGTACGCTGTAATCCAGGATGGTATTACATACGGCACGCAGGTTCCATTTGTACCACATCAGCCACATTTCCGGCTCATCATTACCATAGCCGTTTTCCAGCATCATCTGTTCGGTGTATACAGCCCATCCTTCAATCATGGCGCCATTGCCCATCAGTGATTTGATCAGGCTGGGAGATTGATTGGCATATACCAGCTGGGTATAGTGACCTGGAATGGCTTCGTGAATATCGAGGATCTGCAGGATGTATTGGTTGTATTCGCGCAGGTAGCTTTCTGCTCTTTCTTTCGGCCATCCTTCCAGGGAGCCTACGTTGTAGTAGGTATTACCACCTTTATCGTAGGGGCCAGGCGCGCTGATGGAAGCACCGGCAACACCCGCCATATAGGCTGGCTCTTTACGTACGACCAGTGGTTTGCTCGGATCGATATACAACAGGTCTTTTTCCTTGATAAAGGCAATCAGGGAAGGCAGTTGTTTTTCGATGGCAGATTGGAACTCTTCCGGTTTTACGTGACGTACAGAAAGCGTGTCAATCATACGGCCAACCAGTTCCAGTGAATCAGTAGGAACCGGTGTGTTGCCAAAGTATTTAGGCCACAGCTGGCGGCTGATTTTCATCATCTCGCCATGTACAAAACGTTTGCGGGCTACCGCTGAGTCATAAATCTGGGAGGCGCTGAAAGAAGATTGTATGCTGTAGTTAAATTTCTGCTCGTATAAAGCCTGTCCCAGCCGGAAGCTCCGGGGATTAGCCGGTTTCAGGTCTTTTAACCAGGTTGCATAGCCTTTGATGGCGGTTGCCGCTGCTTTGGCACGGGCTACTATCGTAGCTTTTTCTGCTGCAGGAATGCTGGTTTTGTTGAGAGAATCCAAAAGGTCTTTTTCAAACACAGATACACCGCCGTTATTCTGGTCGATGGCCAGTGCGGTCAGTTCCGGCACGGGATCTTTGATCTGTTTTTTCGCGGCCTCATAGTAAGCCGGAATGTTTTGCAGGCGAATGGCGATGCTGCGCAGACGGGATTCCAGCGGGGCATAGTTCTCATTCAGGATGAAAGCAAACGTATTGCTCACATTAAAAGAGGAGGGATCCCACTCGTTGCTTTTCAACTCCTTAATACCCCACTGAGCCGATTGCAGGAAATTTTCAATCAGCTGATAATCGGTCTGGTTGGCATCCGTCAGTTTGGATTTGTCGAATGATTTTAAAGAGTCCAGCTGTTGTTGGGCAAAAGCCAATGCTGCTTTGGAAGCTGCTTCGTCGGGTACAATCAGCACGGAATCATAATTGTGATAACCCACACCGGTGGCCCAGTCAGGATTCTCTTTCCAGAGGGCATCAATAAAACGTTGCTCGTAGTTGCTGAAAGCTGCGTTGAGCGTGCTGTCTGACGCTCCTCCCTTACTACCGGTACCGGTGTTGTTACAGGCGGCCAGCGTAGCAGCTGCAG
Coding sequences within:
- a CDS encoding fructosamine kinase family protein — protein: MMDENLQIQLSAALSEQLKVKIHINEAKSVHGGDINETFRIATNEGYYFVKLNDAKRYPEMFTQEYAGLNMLRSVKALTLPQPLALGQAGSYSFLVMQFMTKGATIPDFWEDFGISLSRQHRVTQKNFGYPGPNYLGTLKQYNTPYNSWPVFYAFNRLLPLIRMAYDQQLADKQLVQQVERLCRQLPQLFPAEPPALLHGDLWSGNFMVGPNGKACVFDPAVYYGHREMDLAMTRLFGGFDNRFYQAYQQAWPLATGWQQRIGICQLYPLLVHMLLFGGHYYNDIRDVLQAF
- a CDS encoding DUF3810 domain-containing protein produces the protein METKAKIKKKIIRIVLTLTAILLLKGLFAWSNQCCDFYFHRWYAWSSWTLRQVTGIVPFSVGDVIYTAWVIAGIVYLLKLCYNLIRLAWERILLLILSGISFLSACYLAFLVLWGFNYDRYSIPYETGVVSGDYNTRQLYQLTDTLLQLVNKEKYNTGDTVGIMTPDTTGTPLFKQAIAAYAAAAEKWPALRYKAPCVKPSLFGEWMNYAGTTGYLNPFTNEAQVNTTVPAVLQPFITCHEIAHQLGYAPEEDANFIGYLAATSIADSRFRYSAHFDMFLYSVRQLGYQDSTLAKTLWKRTLPGVKADHKAMIDFYERYTSKADKYFTLFYDSYLKANKQEKGIRSYSEVTGWLVAYFKIKP
- a CDS encoding arginase translates to MKNIKIIEVKSEIGAGTRGASLGVDAIKIAALDFMSNFFVHFPTESIETENKLLFEPIESPYAKRIKGTYSMYERISKSVCETVKANWFPVLLSGDHSTAGATIAGLKMAHPKSRLGVIWIDAHADLHTPYTTPSGNMHGMPLATAIAEDNLDCKVHEVDENTAKTWNALKQIGKIAPKVLPEDIVFISLRDYEKEEDYLIKQYGMKVITTSEVRRKGPENISRSVFRYLSECEYIYVSFDVDSLDASISRGTGTPVSNGLREREAEDLVAKFMQHRKICCFEITEVNPTLDRENLMAEIAFNILQRSVNVLMMN
- a CDS encoding acyl-CoA dehydrogenase; protein product: MDYQLTEEHLMIQKAARDFAVNELLPGVIERDEHQKFPAEQIKKLGELGFLGMMVSPKYGGAGLDTISYVLAMEEISKIDASASVVMSVNNSLVCWGLETFGTEEQKQKYLVPLASGQIIGAFLLSEPEAGSDATSQRTLSEDKGDHYLVNGTKNWITNGNTASVYLVITQTHPEKGSKGINALIIEKNTPGITVGAKENKLGIRGSDTHSIMFQDVKVPKENRIGEDGFGFKFAMKTLAGGRIGIASQALGIASGAYELALKYSKERKAFGKEICQHQAIQFKLADMATRIEASRLLCLKAAWEKDQHLDYTLSGSMAKVFASETAMWVTTEAVQVHGGYGFVKEYHVERLMRDAKITQIYEGTSEVQRIVISRSILS
- a CDS encoding YggS family pyridoxal phosphate-dependent enzyme encodes the protein MSINLTAYQEVLAQLLPYQAKLVAVSKTKPVADLEAFYAAGQRIFGENYVQELTEKQAVLPADIEWHFIGHLQSNKVKYIAPFVHTIHAVDSLKLLQEINKQAVKNQRVINCLLQVHVAAEETKFGMDEQEVQQLLQTWQTTPAAFSGIRITGMMGMATNTTDETQIRKEFHQLRQLFGSVKNQFFNNEPYFHELSIGMSADYTIALQEGSTMVRIGSLLFGERNYSQN
- a CDS encoding TlpA disulfide reductase family protein, which translates into the protein MKKFWISCLAGIGLMTAWQTGSAHDLSNGVWQAKLHRKDGADIVFNFEVKDKAGKKVLYVLNATDKLLVDEVRIAGDSLFIKMPFFDSEFKAAFVSAGEVTGEWIRHLADKDVSIPFSARANTPERFPVKAQPSGNVTGRWESRFSDATGKSSDNLIGEFKQTGHTVHGTFLSPTGDYRFLDGVVDGDTLKLSTFDGSHAYLFTALVKGDSITAGRFYAGIGDHVEDWVAAKNNAAKLPDERTLATVKPGQEQLDFTFPDMNGKKVSIKDARFKNKVVVITLMGSWCPNCMDETGFLSDWYKKNKNRGVEVIGLAYERTPDFEKSRQSLQGFLRRFNVQYPVLITGVTPGDPQKGEKTLPQLTGIKGFPTTIFIDKKGKVKEVHTGFSGPGTGEHYAQFQSDFNRLITTLLEEK
- a CDS encoding YtxH domain-containing protein; protein product: MSTTKFLAGALAGITTGLVIGVLVAPDSGNATRKKIKNKADGWRKKVNGLLGKGTDELSDLRDVFEHEISGLEDDVRERVLKLINKSQGTYDRFKQEVLS
- a CDS encoding SRPBCC family protein, whose product is MNTYTSTSAGYQPAKPAAGRFYDRSNLINVTTEGRLVSIFTGSWLVGAAISQVDKRPLGSLLKILTAGYLLYRGVSGNCLLNGFMGKRNTDRHTTAINIRTTLTIDNPKEEVYYFWRQLNNLPLFMKHLISVEEKDPFHSHWVVKGPGGIGTLDWDAEIVKEIPGEMIGWRSLPGSSIATAGRVAFSHAMNGGTTIDVMITYRPPAGYVGTGLAWLLNPAFENMIIKDIRGFKHYMETGEPIV
- a CDS encoding VOC family protein yields the protein MATDYRPAGFHALNTYLSVTGAHQLIAFLQAAFGAKLVYVATDENNQVRHAQLQLDDSMLELSEASTAYPPTTVNFHFYVKSVDEVYRKALHAGGSSTMEPQDMYYGERSCGVKDPFGNTWYISTFQEVLTEAEMKAREEAWKAKN